One stretch of Streptomyces zhihengii DNA includes these proteins:
- a CDS encoding PTS sugar transporter subunit IIA produces the protein MTTVTSPLAGQAIGLAAVPDPVFSGAMVGPGTAIDPERGPSEAVSPVTGIVVSLHPHAFVVVDDEGHGVLTHLGIDTVQLNGEGFELLVAKGDSVERGQAVVRWNPSAVEAAGKSPICPVVALEATPDSLSDVREAGEVKVGDSLFGWQ, from the coding sequence ATGACCACAGTGACGTCCCCTCTCGCCGGACAGGCCATCGGGCTCGCGGCAGTTCCCGATCCGGTCTTCTCCGGCGCGATGGTCGGTCCTGGGACCGCCATCGACCCCGAGCGCGGGCCCTCCGAGGCCGTGTCCCCTGTCACCGGCATCGTCGTCTCGCTGCACCCGCACGCCTTCGTCGTCGTCGACGACGAAGGGCACGGCGTACTGACCCACCTGGGCATCGACACCGTGCAGCTCAACGGCGAGGGCTTCGAACTCCTCGTCGCCAAGGGCGACTCCGTGGAGCGCGGCCAGGCCGTCGTCCGCTGGAACCCCTCGGCCGTGGAGGCCGCGGGCAAGTCGCCCATCTGTCCCGTCGTGGCACTCGAGGCCACGCCCGACTCCCTCTCCGACGTCCGCGAGGCCGGAGAGGTGAAGGTCGGCGACAGCCTCTTCGGCTGGCAGTGA
- a CDS encoding NUDIX domain-containing protein, whose protein sequence is MDSYCGHCGAPYGAAAGWPRTCTSCGRTAYRNPLPVAVALLPVRDGDGTGLVVVTRAIEPARGLAALPGGFIDHAEDWRHAVVRELAEETGIRAAADDVRLADALSSPAGHLLLFGLLPERMPDTLPPSAPTDETDGWHLLRAPAELGFPLHTVAARRWFAGDYTPAPGAP, encoded by the coding sequence ATGGACTCCTACTGCGGCCACTGCGGAGCGCCCTACGGCGCCGCCGCCGGCTGGCCCCGCACTTGCACGTCCTGCGGCCGGACCGCCTACCGCAACCCGCTGCCGGTCGCCGTCGCCCTGCTGCCCGTCCGCGACGGCGACGGCACCGGCCTCGTGGTCGTCACCCGCGCCATCGAACCGGCCCGCGGCCTGGCCGCACTGCCGGGCGGCTTCATCGACCACGCCGAGGACTGGCGCCACGCCGTGGTCCGCGAACTCGCCGAGGAGACGGGCATCCGGGCCGCCGCGGACGATGTGCGGCTCGCCGACGCGCTCAGCTCACCGGCCGGGCACCTGCTGCTGTTCGGCCTGCTGCCCGAGCGGATGCCCGACACCCTGCCGCCGTCCGCGCCCACCGACGAGACCGACGGCTGGCACCTGCTCCGCGCCCCGGCGGAGCTGGGCTTCCCCCTCCACACCGTCGCGGCCCGACGCTGGTTCGCCGGCGACTACACCCCAGCCCCCGGCGCCCCCTGA
- the ptsP gene encoding phosphoenolpyruvate--protein phosphotransferase — translation METTLRGVGVSHGVAIGEVRHMGTAVLEPPAKQIPPQDAEREQGRARQAVEAVAADLIARGNLAGGEAQGVLEAQAMMAQDPELMSDVERRIAVGSTAERAVYDAFAAYRALLAGAGEYLAGRVADLDDVRNRIVARLLGVPMPGVPDSDEPYVLIARDLAPADTALLDPSLVLGFVTEEGGPTSHSAILARALGVPAVVALPGAGELAEGTLVAVDGSTGEIFVEPTQEKRSQMERAAAERKAALAASTGPGATSDGHKVPLLANVGGPADVPAALDAGAEGVGLFRTEFLFLDDSSRAPSEEKQVEAYRQVLEAFPEGRVVVRVLDAGADKPLDFLTPADEPNPALGVRGLRSLLDHPEVLRTQLSALATAARGLPVYLEVMAPMVADRTDAKAFADACRDAGLEAKFGAMVEIPSAALRARSILQEVEFLSLGTNDLAQYTFAADRQVGAVSRLQDPWQPALLDLVALSAEAAKAEGKSCGVCGEAASDPLLACVLTGLGVTSLSMGAASIPYVRATLAKYTLAQCERAAAAARAADTAEEARAAAQAVLSGE, via the coding sequence ATGGAGACAACGCTGCGAGGCGTCGGCGTGAGCCACGGTGTGGCGATCGGCGAGGTGCGGCACATGGGCACGGCGGTCCTGGAGCCGCCGGCCAAGCAGATCCCGCCGCAGGACGCGGAGCGGGAGCAGGGGCGGGCGCGCCAGGCGGTGGAGGCGGTCGCGGCGGATCTGATCGCCCGCGGCAACCTCGCCGGCGGCGAGGCGCAGGGCGTGCTCGAGGCGCAGGCCATGATGGCCCAGGACCCCGAGCTGATGTCCGACGTGGAGCGCCGCATCGCGGTGGGCAGCACGGCCGAGCGCGCGGTGTACGACGCCTTCGCCGCGTACCGGGCGCTGCTGGCGGGTGCCGGTGAGTACCTCGCGGGCCGGGTGGCCGATCTCGACGACGTGCGCAACCGGATCGTGGCGCGGCTGCTCGGGGTGCCCATGCCGGGCGTCCCCGACAGCGACGAGCCGTACGTCCTCATCGCCCGTGACCTGGCGCCCGCGGACACCGCGCTGCTGGACCCGTCGCTGGTGCTCGGTTTCGTGACCGAGGAGGGCGGGCCGACGAGCCACAGCGCGATCCTGGCGCGGGCGCTCGGGGTGCCGGCCGTCGTGGCGCTGCCCGGTGCCGGGGAGCTGGCCGAGGGCACGCTGGTCGCGGTCGACGGCAGCACGGGCGAGATCTTCGTCGAGCCGACGCAGGAGAAGCGGTCCCAGATGGAGCGGGCGGCCGCGGAGCGCAAGGCCGCGCTCGCCGCGTCCACTGGTCCGGGGGCGACGTCGGACGGGCACAAGGTGCCCCTGCTCGCCAATGTGGGCGGCCCCGCCGATGTCCCGGCGGCGCTGGACGCGGGGGCGGAGGGCGTGGGCCTCTTCCGTACCGAGTTCCTCTTCCTCGACGACAGCAGCCGGGCTCCCTCCGAGGAGAAGCAGGTCGAGGCGTACCGCCAGGTGCTGGAGGCGTTCCCGGAGGGGCGCGTGGTGGTGCGGGTGCTGGACGCGGGGGCGGACAAGCCGCTGGACTTCCTGACCCCGGCCGACGAGCCGAACCCGGCGCTGGGCGTGCGGGGGCTGCGCTCGCTGCTCGACCACCCCGAGGTGCTGCGGACGCAGTTGTCGGCGCTGGCGACGGCGGCCCGGGGGCTTCCCGTCTATCTCGAGGTCATGGCCCCGATGGTCGCCGACCGGACCGACGCGAAGGCGTTCGCCGACGCGTGCCGGGATGCCGGGCTGGAGGCGAAGTTCGGGGCGATGGTGGAGATCCCCTCCGCCGCGCTGCGGGCGCGTTCGATCCTGCAGGAGGTCGAGTTCCTCTCGCTGGGGACGAACGACCTCGCGCAGTACACGTTCGCCGCCGACCGGCAGGTGGGTGCCGTGTCCAGGCTGCAGGACCCGTGGCAGCCGGCGCTGCTGGACCTGGTGGCGCTGTCCGCCGAGGCGGCGAAGGCCGAGGGCAAGAGCTGTGGTGTCTGTGGTGAGGCGGCCTCCGATCCGCTCCTGGCGTGTGTGCTGACGGGGCTCGGTGTGACTTCGCTGTCCATGGGCGCGGCATCGATCCCCTATGTACGGGCGACGCTGGCGAAGTACACGCTCGCGCAGTGCGAGCGCGCGGCGGCGGCGGCGCGTGCGGCGGACACCGCCGAGGAGGCGCGGGCGGCCGCGCAGGCGGTGCTGTCCGGCGAGTGA
- a CDS encoding glycoside hydrolase family 31 protein translates to MDGRDLVRSVKRFGPLRGMREARTAWLRRGAGSAQPERGPERARVPGAVREALPLPGGGVVRFARSELRIVVAAGGAVFCGWDGAEPLPSYGLAGRPPEADPRAGLEPDKDGGWRVVSERVTVEVSRHGAVEIRTPGGVVLRRDLPPRWWEPVAGGPARWSLRSEVPPDARVFGLGGRASGVRLRETSYRLWNGGASSAVPAPGTEEDAPHISMPVQTVVADAGTHLVFHDTTWGGKVTVREGEEGAGSGHDRPGTIEMRMDGGPLRCWVVVGSPARVLSGFAQLTGAPALPPSWALGRHHAGGPAADEHGVRELAEGSAPLSAVHLGGGPDGPFAVDEGRFPALGALAKDLAEDDIRLVRVVDPAVTAGPEGSVHGSGSAAGVFVTDADGTEVRSPDGSSPAGRAHPDFTDPRARAWWAEWYEDLAAQGFSGVWHEPEGRAAAGSPGGAVPLSAPRVLEGRGGDGREAHNVGGLSMARAAYEGLRGCRPAERPFVVSRSGWAGMQRYGGAWCEEVPAGWQGLRAALSLVLGLGLSGVPLAGARTAPATAAGGGPLPPGAGGEAELLLRGVQLGAWLPLFLTVGGPPATGPYADAVAAVLRERERLRPYLVSLAQLSRLTGAPMVRPLWWGCPEDRALRDCEDAFLLGDSLLVAPVLTAGARRRTVRLPRGRWYDTVTERVFEGPGTVTVDAPPERIPVLARAGTVLAVAGADGAVELEVWAPAPGRKGGGLVVRDSGDGWAEPEIERYATGWADGRVVVERWAGEDRVPVTTGLRLRGPVTGTPPGPAS, encoded by the coding sequence ATGGACGGTCGTGACCTGGTGCGCTCGGTGAAGAGGTTCGGCCCGCTGCGGGGCATGCGGGAGGCACGTACGGCGTGGCTGCGCCGGGGCGCCGGTTCGGCGCAGCCGGAGCGCGGGCCCGAGCGGGCGAGGGTGCCGGGGGCGGTGCGGGAGGCACTGCCGCTGCCGGGCGGCGGCGTGGTGCGGTTCGCGCGGTCGGAGCTGCGGATCGTGGTGGCGGCCGGCGGTGCCGTCTTCTGCGGGTGGGACGGCGCGGAGCCGCTGCCCTCGTACGGGCTCGCCGGCCGGCCGCCGGAGGCGGATCCGCGGGCCGGGCTGGAGCCGGACAAGGACGGCGGCTGGCGGGTGGTGTCCGAGCGGGTGACGGTCGAGGTGTCCCGGCACGGCGCGGTGGAGATACGGACGCCGGGCGGGGTGGTGCTGCGCCGGGATCTGCCGCCGCGCTGGTGGGAGCCCGTGGCCGGCGGCCCGGCGCGCTGGTCGCTGCGCAGCGAGGTGCCTCCGGACGCGCGGGTCTTCGGGCTGGGCGGCCGGGCGTCGGGGGTGCGGCTGCGGGAGACGTCGTACCGGCTGTGGAACGGCGGGGCGTCCTCCGCCGTGCCGGCCCCGGGCACGGAGGAGGACGCCCCGCACATCTCGATGCCGGTGCAGACGGTGGTGGCCGACGCGGGGACGCATCTGGTGTTCCACGACACCACCTGGGGCGGGAAGGTGACGGTCCGGGAGGGCGAGGAGGGCGCGGGCTCGGGGCACGACAGGCCGGGGACGATCGAGATGCGGATGGACGGCGGGCCGCTGCGCTGCTGGGTGGTGGTGGGATCCCCGGCCCGGGTGCTGAGCGGCTTCGCCCAGCTCACGGGCGCGCCGGCGCTGCCGCCCTCGTGGGCGCTGGGGCGTCATCACGCGGGCGGGCCGGCGGCGGACGAGCACGGTGTGCGGGAGCTGGCGGAGGGGAGCGCCCCGCTGTCCGCGGTGCATCTGGGCGGCGGCCCCGACGGACCGTTCGCGGTGGACGAGGGGCGGTTCCCCGCGCTGGGGGCGCTCGCCAAGGACCTGGCCGAGGACGACATACGGCTGGTGCGGGTGGTGGACCCGGCGGTGACGGCCGGGCCTGAGGGCTCGGTGCACGGCAGCGGGTCGGCCGCCGGGGTGTTCGTCACGGACGCGGACGGCACGGAGGTGCGCAGCCCGGACGGGAGCTCGCCGGCCGGGCGGGCGCACCCGGACTTCACGGATCCGCGGGCCCGGGCGTGGTGGGCGGAGTGGTACGAGGACCTGGCGGCGCAGGGCTTCTCGGGCGTGTGGCACGAGCCGGAGGGGCGCGCCGCCGCGGGCTCCCCCGGCGGCGCGGTGCCGCTGTCGGCGCCCCGGGTGCTGGAGGGCCGGGGCGGGGACGGCCGGGAGGCCCACAACGTCGGCGGGCTGTCGATGGCGCGGGCCGCGTACGAGGGGCTGCGCGGCTGCCGTCCGGCCGAGCGGCCGTTCGTGGTCTCGCGTTCGGGCTGGGCGGGCATGCAGCGGTACGGGGGTGCCTGGTGCGAGGAGGTCCCGGCGGGCTGGCAGGGGCTGCGTGCCGCGCTGTCGCTGGTGCTGGGGCTGGGGCTGAGCGGGGTGCCGCTCGCGGGGGCGCGCACCGCGCCCGCCACGGCCGCGGGTGGCGGGCCCCTGCCGCCGGGGGCCGGCGGGGAGGCGGAACTGTTGCTGCGCGGTGTGCAGTTGGGCGCCTGGCTGCCGCTGTTCCTGACCGTGGGCGGTCCACCGGCCACGGGCCCGTACGCGGACGCGGTGGCGGCGGTGCTGCGGGAGCGCGAGCGGCTGCGTCCGTACCTGGTGTCGCTGGCGCAGTTGTCGCGGCTGACCGGTGCGCCGATGGTCCGTCCGCTGTGGTGGGGGTGTCCGGAGGACAGGGCGCTGCGGGACTGCGAGGACGCCTTCCTGCTGGGCGACTCGCTGCTGGTGGCGCCGGTGCTGACGGCGGGGGCCCGGAGGCGGACGGTGCGCCTGCCGCGGGGGCGCTGGTACGACACGGTGACGGAGCGGGTGTTCGAGGGGCCGGGGACGGTGACGGTGGACGCGCCGCCGGAGCGGATCCCGGTGCTGGCGCGGGCCGGGACGGTGCTCGCCGTGGCGGGTGCGGACGGGGCGGTGGAGCTGGAGGTGTGGGCTCCGGCGCCGGGCCGCAAGGGCGGCGGGCTGGTGGTGCGGGACAGCGGTGACGGCTGGGCGGAGCCGGAGATCGAGCGGTACGCGACGGGGTGGGCGGACGGGCGGGTGGTGGTCGAGCGCTGGGCCGGCGAGGACCGGGTGCCGGTCACGACGGGGCTGCGGCTCCGCGGTCCGGTCACGGGGACGCCGCCCGGCCCCGCGTCCTGA
- a CDS encoding M15 family metallopeptidase, which yields MTRLGTAFRRAAAAAVCLIAAASVQAPAQAKAEPKAPREFTDLRSVAPTVLHDIRYTGPHNFVGVPVDGYRQPLCILTRPAAQALARAQRTLLRQGYSLKVYDCYRPQRAVDHFVEWAEDLADERMKAEFYPRVEKSRLFADGYIAEKSGHSRGSTVDLTLVRLPAAPTRPYVPGEPLAACHAPQADRFPDNSVDMGTGYDCFDTLSHTDDPRITGVQRANRQLLKGVLAAEGFVNLPEEWWHFTYRPEVFPQTFFDFPVAERSLRGHGG from the coding sequence ATGACACGACTGGGAACCGCTTTCCGGCGGGCGGCGGCAGCGGCCGTCTGCCTGATCGCCGCCGCGTCCGTGCAGGCTCCGGCGCAGGCGAAGGCGGAGCCGAAGGCTCCGCGGGAGTTCACCGATCTGCGGTCCGTGGCGCCGACGGTCCTCCACGACATCCGCTACACGGGCCCGCACAACTTCGTCGGTGTGCCCGTCGACGGCTACCGACAGCCGCTGTGCATCCTCACCCGGCCCGCCGCGCAGGCGCTCGCGCGGGCGCAGCGGACGCTGCTGCGCCAGGGGTACTCGCTGAAGGTGTACGACTGCTACCGGCCGCAGCGGGCCGTCGACCACTTCGTGGAGTGGGCCGAGGACCTCGCGGACGAGCGGATGAAGGCGGAGTTCTATCCGCGGGTGGAGAAGTCGCGGCTGTTCGCCGACGGTTACATCGCGGAGAAGTCCGGGCACAGCCGCGGCAGCACGGTCGACCTCACGCTGGTGCGGCTGCCTGCCGCGCCCACCCGGCCGTACGTGCCGGGCGAGCCGCTGGCCGCGTGCCACGCGCCGCAGGCGGACCGGTTCCCGGACAACTCCGTGGACATGGGCACCGGCTACGACTGCTTCGACACCCTCTCGCACACCGACGACCCCCGGATCACCGGCGTCCAGCGGGCGAACCGGCAGCTCCTGAAAGGGGTGCTGGCGGCCGAGGGCTTCGTGAACCTGCCCGAGGAGTGGTGGCACTTCACGTACCGGCCGGAGGTGTTCCCTCAGACGTTCTTCGACTTCCCGGTGGCCGAACGGTCGCTGCGCGGTCACGGGGGCTGA
- a CDS encoding acetoacetate--CoA ligase: MTTAANPAPLWQPDSDRIAAARVTRFQTWAAEHHGAPADGGYTALHRWSVDELETFWGAVAEWFDIRFATPYGRVLADRSMPGAQWFPGATLNYAEHALRTADDPERAHEPALLHVDETHDPVPTSWTELRRQVGALAAELRALGVRPGDRVSGYLPNIPEAVTALLATAAVGAVWTSCAPDFGARSVLDRFQQVEPVVLFTVDGYRYGGKEHDRTATVTELRAELPSLRAVVHIPLLGTPAPEGALDWSAVTAGDTEPVYEHVPFDHPLWVLYSSGTTGLPKAIVQSQGGILLEHYKQLGLHCDLGPGDRFFWYTSTGWMMWNFLVSGLLTGTTVVLYDGSPGHPTTGAQWKIAERTGATLFGTSAAYVMACAKAGVHPARDYDLSRIGCVATTGSPLPPDGFRWLHDEVADNLWIASVSGGTDVCSCFAGAVPTLPVHIGELQAACLGTDLQSWDPEGAPLVGEVGELVVTNPMPSMPIRFWNDPDGSRYHDSYFDVYPGVWRHGDWITITDTGSVVIHGRSDSTLNRQGVRMGSADIYEAVERLPEIRESLVIGLEQPDGGYWMPLFVHLTEGTALDDGLRDRIKRTIREQLSPRHVPDEIIEVPGVPHTLTGKRIEVPVKRLLQGTPLDKAVNPGSVDNLELLRFYEDIARKRA; this comes from the coding sequence ATGACCACAGCAGCGAACCCTGCCCCGCTCTGGCAGCCAGACTCCGACCGCATCGCCGCCGCCCGGGTCACCCGCTTCCAGACCTGGGCCGCCGAGCACCACGGAGCACCGGCCGACGGCGGCTACACGGCGCTGCACCGCTGGTCCGTGGACGAGCTGGAGACCTTCTGGGGTGCCGTCGCCGAATGGTTCGACATCCGATTCGCCACCCCGTACGGCCGCGTGCTGGCCGACCGCTCCATGCCCGGCGCCCAGTGGTTCCCCGGCGCCACGCTGAACTACGCCGAACACGCCCTGCGCACCGCCGACGACCCGGAGCGGGCACATGAACCGGCCCTGCTCCATGTGGACGAGACACACGATCCCGTGCCGACGAGCTGGACGGAACTGCGCCGCCAGGTCGGCGCACTCGCCGCCGAGCTCCGCGCCCTCGGCGTGCGCCCCGGCGACCGCGTCAGCGGCTACCTCCCCAACATCCCCGAGGCGGTCACCGCCCTGCTCGCCACCGCCGCCGTCGGCGCGGTGTGGACCTCCTGCGCACCCGACTTCGGCGCCCGCAGCGTCCTCGACCGCTTCCAGCAGGTCGAACCGGTCGTCCTCTTCACCGTCGACGGCTACCGCTACGGCGGCAAGGAGCACGACCGCACCGCCACGGTGACCGAGCTCCGCGCCGAACTGCCCTCGCTTCGGGCCGTCGTCCACATCCCGCTCCTCGGCACCCCCGCCCCCGAAGGCGCCCTCGACTGGTCGGCCGTGACCGCGGGCGACACCGAGCCGGTCTACGAGCACGTCCCCTTCGACCACCCGCTCTGGGTCCTCTACTCCTCCGGCACCACCGGCCTGCCCAAGGCCATCGTCCAGTCCCAGGGCGGCATCCTGCTGGAGCACTACAAGCAGCTCGGCCTCCACTGCGACCTCGGCCCCGGCGACCGCTTCTTCTGGTACACCTCCACCGGCTGGATGATGTGGAACTTCCTCGTCTCCGGCCTGCTGACGGGCACCACCGTCGTCCTCTACGACGGCAGCCCCGGCCACCCCACCACCGGCGCCCAGTGGAAGATCGCCGAACGCACCGGCGCCACCCTCTTCGGCACCTCCGCCGCCTACGTGATGGCCTGTGCCAAGGCCGGCGTCCACCCGGCCCGCGACTACGACCTCTCCCGGATCGGCTGCGTCGCCACCACCGGCTCCCCGCTGCCCCCCGACGGCTTCCGCTGGCTCCACGACGAGGTCGCCGACAACCTCTGGATCGCCTCCGTCAGCGGCGGCACCGACGTCTGCAGCTGCTTCGCCGGCGCCGTGCCCACGCTCCCCGTCCACATCGGCGAACTCCAGGCCGCCTGCCTCGGCACCGACCTCCAGTCCTGGGACCCCGAGGGCGCACCGCTCGTCGGCGAGGTCGGCGAACTCGTCGTCACCAACCCCATGCCGTCCATGCCCATCCGCTTCTGGAACGACCCCGACGGCAGCCGGTACCACGACAGCTACTTCGACGTGTACCCCGGCGTGTGGCGCCACGGCGACTGGATCACCATCACCGACACCGGCTCGGTCGTCATCCACGGACGCTCCGACTCCACCCTCAACCGCCAGGGCGTCCGGATGGGCTCCGCCGACATCTACGAGGCCGTCGAACGGCTCCCCGAGATCCGCGAGTCCCTCGTGATCGGCCTGGAGCAGCCGGACGGCGGCTACTGGATGCCGCTCTTCGTCCACCTCACCGAGGGCACAGCACTCGACGACGGGCTCCGCGACCGCATCAAGCGCACCATCCGCGAGCAGCTCTCCCCGCGCCATGTCCCGGACGAGATCATCGAGGTCCCGGGCGTGCCCCACACCCTCACCGGCAAGCGCATCGAGGTCCCCGTCAAGCGCCTCCTCCAGGGCACCCCGCTCGACAAGGCCGTCAACCCGGGATCCGTCGACAACCTCGAACTCCTCCGCTTCTACGAGGACATCGCCCGCAAGCGGGCCTGA
- a CDS encoding DUF962 domain-containing protein, with amino-acid sequence MTQHTFDSYEEFWPYYVAMHSRAATRWVHLTGTLTGLAVTAYGLARGRLRYAAALPLIGYGTAWPAHFLIEKNNPATFGHPAWSLRGDAQMIRMMLAGRDAELSEIAAKWLAENG; translated from the coding sequence ATGACGCAGCACACGTTCGACTCGTACGAAGAGTTCTGGCCCTATTACGTCGCGATGCACTCGCGGGCCGCGACCCGGTGGGTGCATCTGACGGGCACGCTGACCGGGCTCGCCGTCACCGCCTACGGGCTGGCGCGCGGGCGGCTGCGGTACGCGGCCGCCCTGCCGCTGATCGGCTACGGCACGGCGTGGCCGGCGCACTTCCTGATCGAGAAGAACAATCCGGCGACCTTCGGGCACCCCGCGTGGTCGCTGCGCGGTGACGCGCAGATGATCCGGATGATGCTGGCGGGCCGGGACGCGGAGCTCTCGGAGATCGCCGCGAAGTGGCTCGCCGAGAACGGCTGA
- a CDS encoding GTP-binding protein, with product MAFGRSSRRSAAATEPVTLKVLVAGGFGVGKTTLVGAVSEIRPLRTEESLSEAGRPVDDTSGVEAKTTTTVAMDFGRITLREDLILYLFGTPGQDRFWFLWDELAQGALGAVVLADTRRLEDCFAAVDYFERRGIPFAVAVNCFEGAEHFPPDTVRAALDLDAAVPLLVGDARDRESVKRILVAVVEHALARVDQAREPVTT from the coding sequence ATGGCCTTCGGGCGCTCTAGCCGCCGGTCCGCCGCGGCGACCGAACCGGTGACCCTGAAGGTCCTGGTGGCGGGTGGATTCGGCGTGGGCAAGACGACGCTGGTCGGCGCGGTGAGCGAGATCCGCCCCCTGCGCACCGAGGAGTCGCTCAGCGAGGCCGGGCGGCCCGTCGACGACACCTCCGGCGTGGAGGCCAAGACGACCACCACGGTCGCCATGGACTTCGGCCGGATCACCCTGCGCGAGGACCTGATCCTCTACCTCTTCGGCACGCCCGGACAGGACCGCTTCTGGTTCCTGTGGGACGAGCTCGCCCAGGGGGCGCTCGGCGCGGTGGTCCTGGCCGACACCCGCCGGCTCGAGGACTGCTTCGCCGCCGTCGACTACTTCGAACGCCGGGGCATCCCCTTCGCGGTGGCCGTCAACTGCTTCGAGGGAGCGGAGCACTTCCCGCCGGACACGGTACGGGCGGCGCTCGACCTGGACGCGGCGGTGCCGCTGCTGGTCGGCGACGCGCGCGACCGGGAATCGGTCAAGCGGATCCTGGTGGCCGTGGTCGAGCACGCCCTGGCCCGCGTCGACCAGGCCCGCGAGCCCGTCACCACCTGA